ACACACGCCCACCTCGACCAAGACGCGTTCGATGCGGACCGCACCGAGGTGATCCGCCGAGCCGTCGATGCAGGCGTCGAGCATGTCGTCGCGATCGGGGTCACGGCCGATTCGAGCGAGGCGTGCGTCCGTCTCGCCGAGGAGCACGGCCCCGTCAGCGCCGCGGTCGGAATCCAGCCAAACGACGTGGCCGAGGCCAAACCGGGCGATTGGGACCGGATCGTCGAGCTCGCGCAGCGGCCGGGCGTGGTCGCCCTGGGAGAGACGGGGCTCGACCGGCACTGGGACTTCACGCCGTTCGATCAGCAGCAGGACTACTTCGACCGCCACCTCCGGCTGTCGCAGCAGACCGGACTGCCGTTCATCGTCCACATGCGCGACTGCGGGGAGGACGTCCTGCAGATGCTGCAGGAAGCGCGGGAACGCGGCCCGCTGCACGGTGTGATGCACTCCTACACCGGCGACGCGGCCCTCGCCGAGGCGTGCCTGGCGCTCGGTCTGGACATCAGCTTCGCCGGGATGGTGACCTTCAAGAAGTCGAACGAGCTGCGTGCTGTGGCTCAATCGATCCCGATCGACCGGCTGCTGGTCGAGACCGATTGCCCGTACCTCTCTCCCGAGCCGGTGCGCAAGATCCGTCGGAACGAGCCGGCGCACGTCGCCCACACGGCGCGGCTGCTGGCCGACGCCTGCGGCGTGCCGTTTGACGACCTCGCTCGGCAGACCACCGCCAACGCGAAGCGGCTGTTCCGGCTTGCCTAGCATCCGTTAGCCACAGCAAACGCGAACAGCCCGTGAGAAGCTCTCACGGGCTGCCGGTTGGTCGTAGTCCGACGAAGCGCGAAGTTAGTTGCAGTTGCAGGGATGATCGTACGGCGCCCGGTAGCCGCCCGAGGGGCCTACCCAGTTGCCGCACTTGTCGCACGGGTCGCAGCAGCGGGGCGGGTCGTTGTGCCACTCGTTCCAGTACACCTCGCCGTCGCAGCCGTCGCATGCACACAAGCCGCCCAGCAGCCTGCCGAGGGTGCGCTTGATCTTGACCAGGCAGCCGCAGGGCTTGCCACAGCAGTCGCCGCAGCCGCACGGGTCGCAACAGTCCTCAACGCCGCAACCGATGTCACACCCCGTGTCGCAGCAGCAGTCGGGGTCAGCGCAGCAATCCGGTTCTGCACAGCACGCCGGATCCGCACAGCAGTCGGGCTCAGCGCAGCAGCCGGGCTCGCAGCCGCACCCAACATCGCAAGAGCAGGGACCGGTGCAGACGCAGATCGGGAACGTCTTCTTGCAGTTGCCCTTGAACTTCTGGAAGGCCATGTCGCACCCGCTGGCGGTGTCGCAGCAGCCGACCTCCGAGCCGCAGCCCTTGCCCTTCAAGTGGCAGCAGGCGCAGCCGTTGGCAGCGGCAATCAGCAGAACGAGTCCCAGCGACAGCGACTTTTGCACAGCGGTCATCGAGTTCCCCCCTCGTGGTCGCCACGCCCAGGGCGTGGCCAGCGGCACGGACGAACGCCGCCTCATGCAGCGAACGCTTCCGTCGGTTCGATCGTCGAGGAGGGCAGCCGCCATTGAGCAAATCCGCTAGAATCGTCAAAGTTTGCCCCGTCTGACTCACCGGTCCCGCCCCCAGCATGCCAACACCGCTAGCTATTGGCCGCTTTAATCACGCCACGCTGAACTGCCGCGACGTCGGCCGGAGTGTGGCGTTCTACCGCGATCTGCTCGGCCTCCGTCAGATGAAGCGGCCCCCGTTCAGCTTCGCGGGCGCCTGGCTGTACCGCGACGGCCTAGGGATGATGATCCACCTCAACGAGATTCAGGATCTGCCCTCCCTGCCCGACGATATCCAGACCCGCCACCGCCACCTGGCCTTCCGCGCCGAGGACTTCGACGCGACGCTCGCCGACCTGCGTGAGCGGGGCATCCCGTTCGTGGAGCGCACGCTACCCGACCTGGGCTACCGCCAGGCGTTCTTCCATGACCCCGACGGCAACATCATCGAGCTGGGCGAGTGGCCCGACGTCGAGGACCTGATCCAGCGAGAAAACCTAGAGCTGGACGGCTAGCGGCCGACAGCACCAACAATTCATCCCCCCGCCCACAACCACCACCGCCAGGCACACGCATGACGCCCGAAGCCAAGACCTTTTTCCAGCAGATCCTCGAAACCCCCAGCCCGTCCGGCTTCGAGCAGCCGGTGCAGAAGCTGGTCCGCGACTACGCCGAGGGTTTCGCCGACCAGGTCCGCACCGACCTGCACGGCAACGTGATCGTGAGCTGCAACCCGGACGCGCCGCTGCGGGTGATGTTCGCCGGGCACGCGGACCAGATCGGCCTGATCGTCACGTACATCGACGAGCTCGGCTTCATCTACACCAATACGATCGGCGGCTGGGACCCGCAGCAGCTGATCGGCCAGCGGATGACCATCCACACCGCGGGCGGCCCGATCCCCGCGGTGATCGCCCGCAAGGCGATCCACCTGCTCGATGAGCAGGAGCGAAAGCAGGTGGTCAAGACAAAGGAGCTGTGGCTGGACATCGG
This genomic interval from Posidoniimonas corsicana contains the following:
- a CDS encoding VOC family protein, producing the protein MPTPLAIGRFNHATLNCRDVGRSVAFYRDLLGLRQMKRPPFSFAGAWLYRDGLGMMIHLNEIQDLPSLPDDIQTRHRHLAFRAEDFDATLADLRERGIPFVERTLPDLGYRQAFFHDPDGNIIELGEWPDVEDLIQRENLELDG
- a CDS encoding TatD family hydrolase, translated to MLIDTHAHLDQDAFDADRTEVIRRAVDAGVEHVVAIGVTADSSEACVRLAEEHGPVSAAVGIQPNDVAEAKPGDWDRIVELAQRPGVVALGETGLDRHWDFTPFDQQQDYFDRHLRLSQQTGLPFIVHMRDCGEDVLQMLQEARERGPLHGVMHSYTGDAALAEACLALGLDISFAGMVTFKKSNELRAVAQSIPIDRLLVETDCPYLSPEPVRKIRRNEPAHVAHTARLLADACGVPFDDLARQTTANAKRLFRLA